The genomic window CGATCCCACCTTCCGGACCGTCAGCTTCCCGAACCCGGAGGAGCCGGGCGCACTCGACCTGTCCTTCGCGACGGCGCGAGCAGTCGGCGCCGACCTCATCATCGCCAACGACCCCGACGCCGACCGCCTGGCGATCGCGATCCCCGACGACGCGGCACCATCGGGGTTCCGTCGACTCACCGGCAACGAGGTCGGTCTCCTCCTCGGCTGGCGGGCCGCCCAGGCCGCCAGTGCCGCACTCGACGGCGATGCGGCTCCCGAGGGCACGCTCGCGTGCTCGATCGTCTCCTCCCCCGCCCTGCGCCTCGTCGCCGAGGCGCACGGCCTCGAGTTCCGCGAGACGCTCACCGGGTTCAAGTGGATCTCCCGGACGCCGGGCATGCTCTTCGGCTTCGAGGAGGCCCTCGGTTACCTGGTGAACCCCGGGACCGTGCGCGACAAGGACGGCATCTCGGCGGCCATCGCGTTCCTCGGTCTCGCGACGGCGTCGGCGCAGGCGGGCGAGAGCGTCGCGGGGCTCCTCGACCGGTTCGCGGACACCTTCGGTTCCTTCGGCAGCGACCAGATCTCCATCCGCTACACCGAACTCAGCCGCATCGGCGAGGTCATGGCCGGGCTGCGGGCGCTCCCGCCGACGGAGCTCGCGGGAGCTCGGGTGACCCGGATCGACGACCTCGCCGACGGGTTCGAGGCGCTCCCGCCGAGCGACGTCCTGCGCGTCTGGCTCGACGACGGCACCAGGGTCATGATCCGGCCGAGCGGCACGGAGCCGAAGCTCAAGGTGTACGTCGACGTCCAGTCCGCCGACGGCGACGCCGCCGAGCGGGCGGCCACGGTCACCGCGCGGCTCGCCGCTCTGCGGACGGACCTGACGGCGCTCGTCTCCTAGCCCCTCGACGGGCTCGGCGCCCGGTGGTGTGCGGCCCGGAGACCGGGGCGCACACCACTCAGCCGATGGCGCGTTCGAGCTTCTCGGTGAGTTCGGCGAGGTCGAAGTAGTTGTCGATGACGACGATGTCGGCGAAGGTCTTGCCGATGCGCTCGACGAGCTCCGGCGAGGTCAGGATCACCTGGGCGTCGGCCGCGGTGGTGCCGAGGCTCTCGATGTCGCCGGCGACGACGTCGGCCTCGAGGTCGAGGCGTTCGAGCGCGCGTTCGGCGTTGAGCTTGAGGATGGCCGAGGAGCCGACTCCCGAACCGCAGACGGCGACGATCTTCATGCCTGGCCTCCGCCGGACAGCGGCGACGCACCGAACACGGCTCGCACCTCGTCGAGCGTCGTGGCCGCAGCGAGCCGCGGGATGGCGGTCTCGTCGTTGAAGACGTTGGCGATCTCCGCCACCCAGCCCACGTGTGACTCAGCGGTGGTGACCGCGAGGCCGAGGACCACCGAGACGGGGTCGTTGTGGGGGTGGCCGAACCGGACCGGAGCAGCGAGGGTCGCGACGACGAGGGCGTCCTCGTGGACGTCGGCGCCCGGTCGGGCGTGCGCGAGCGCCAGGCCCGGCGCGATCACGACGTACGCGCCGAACTCCTCGACGACGTCGATCATCCGTTGCGTGTACGCGACGTCGGTCGCGCGGGTGTCGGACAGCAGCGCTCCGGCTACGCGGATCGCCTCGCGCCAGTCGTCGGCATCGACGTGGAGCGCGACGCTGGCTTCGGACAGTTCTGGGAGTGGCATCGCTTCAATCAGAGGATCGGTCGACCCGAGTGGATCGGAACCATCGTAACGCTCCGAGGCTGGAAGCCTGCCGCGCAGGTGCCGCCCAGGCGGTCGCCGGAACAGCACCTGCCGGCATCGTCAGTCCTCGTCGTCGTCGAGGAACTCGTCGAACGCCTCGCTGATGCGGTCCGCCAGAGCCTCACGGATCTCCAGCGGCTGGAACGTCGCGGCGGCGGCGTTCAGCTGGAAGGTCTCCAGGTCGGTGAGGTCGTAGTCGAACGCCTCGGAGAGGAGCGCGAGCTCCTTCGTCAGGCTCGTGTCGCTCATCGTGCGGTTGTCGACGTTCACCGTGACGGCGAAGTCGAGCTGGTAGAGGAGGTCGAACGGGTGGTCCTCGAGCTCCTCGCCCCAGGCCGCGATGGCTCCGGTCTGCAGGTTCGACTGCGGGCTGAGCTCCAACGGGATCTTGCGGTCGCGGACCCACTCCGCGACGGGACCGAGCGTGGCGTAGAGGGACTCGGCGTCGTCGCGCTCGATGAAGATGTCCTCCGCGATGCGGACACCGTGGCCGAGTCGCAGCGCACGGCCGTCGAGCATGGCGCTCCGGATCGACTCGATGCCGTCGGCCTCCCCCGCGTGGACGGTGACCGGGAACAGCTCGGCCGCGAGGTAGTCGAACGCCAGCCGGTGCTTGCTGGCGGGGAAGCCCGCCTCAGCGCCGGCGATGTCGAACCCGACCACGCCGCGCTCGCGATGGCGCACGGCGAGCTCAGCGATCTCGAGCGCGCGGTCGGCATGCCGCATGGCCGTGACGAGCTGGCCGATCTGGATGTCGGAGCCGGAGTGGGCCGCGTCCTTGATGCCGAGCTCGATGCCCTCCTGAACGGCCTCGACGACCGCGTCGAGGCTGAGACCCCGGGTGAGGTGCTGTTCGGGAGCCCAGCGCACCTCACCGTAGATGACGCCGTCCGCAGCGAGGTCCTGGACGAACTCGCGCGCGATGCGGACGAGCCCCTCCTCGGTCTGCATGACCGCGGTGCTGAGGTCGAAGGTCTTCAGGTACTCGACGAGCGAGCCGGCGTTGCACTGCGTGTAGAACCAGTCGGCCAGGCCGTCGGGGTCCGACACGGGGACGTCGACACCGTTCGCTTCGCCCAGCTCGATGATCGTGGCGGGCCGCACACCGCCGTCGAGGTGGTCGTGGAGCGAGATCTTCGGGAGCGCGCGGAGGTCGACGCCGGAGAGGGGGGATTCGTCTGCAGAGGTCACGGGGTTCACTGTACCGCTCACGCGCATCCTGCGACATGGCTCAGTCCGTCGCCTCGAGGACCGGGCGACGGACTGAGCGTCTGCGGCCGTCAGGCCTCGATGCGGGCCCGGACGATGGGGCCGCGCGGCGGTGCGGTGTCCTCGATCGTGTAGGCACCCTCGAGAGCCTCGAGCGCCCGCGGGAAGCGGGCGGCGTCGTCGGCGCTCAGCGTGAAGAGCGGCTGTCCGGCCCGGACCTCGTCACCCGGCTTCGCGTGCAGGTCGATGCCCGCCGCGTGGATGACCGGGTCCTGCTGCCTGGCCCGACCGGCACCGAGGCGCCAGGCCGCGATGCCGAACGGCAGTGCCTCCTGCGTCGCCAGCACGCCGTCGCGCGATGCCGTGACGACGTGCGTCTCCTTGGCGACCGGCAGCGGTGCGTCCGGGTCGCCGTCCTGTGCGCGGATCATGCGCTTCCAGACGTCCATGGCCCGACCGTCCGCGAGGGCGCCCTCGACGTCCGCGTCCGGCTGCCCGGCGAGGGTCAGCATCTCCCGCGCGAGGGCGAGGGTCAACTCGACGACGTCCGCCGGACCACCGCCCGCCAGGACTTCGACGGACTCGCGGACCTCGTTCGCGTTGCCGATCGCGAGGCCGAGCGGGACGTTCATGTCCGTCAACAGCGCGGTCGTCGCCACACCGGCGTCCGTCCCGAGCGCGACCATCGTGCGCGCCAGTTCCTCGGCGCGCTCGTAGTCCTGCATGAAGGCGCCGGAGCCGAACTTGACGTCGAGGACGAGCGCCCCGGTGCCTTCGGCGATCTTCTTCGACATGATGCTCGACGCGATGAGCGGGATCGCCTCGACCGTGCCCGTCGTGTCGCGCAGGGCGTACAGGCGCTTGTCCGCCGGGGCGAGACCGGAACCGGCGGCGCAGATGACCGCGCCGACGTCCGCCAGCTGCGCCATCATCTCGTCGTTCGTCAGCGCCGCGCGCCATCCCGGGATGCTCTCGAGCTTGTCGAGCGTCCCACCCGTGTGCCCGAGCCCGCGGCCCGACAGCTGCGGCACCGCGACGCCGAACACGGCGACGAGCGGGGCGAGCGGCAGGGTGATCTTGTCGCCCACGCCGCCGGTCGAGTGCTTGTCCGAGGTCGGCTTGTCGAGCGACGCGAAGCTCATCCGCTCACCGCTCGCGATCATCGCCATCGTGAGGTCGCGGATCTCGCGCCGCTCCATGCCGTTCAGCAGGATCGCCATCGCCAGCGCCGACATCTGCTCGTCGGCGACGTAGCCCCGGGTGAAGGCGTCGATCAGCCAGTCGATCTGCGGCGTCGACAGCTCACCGCGATCGCGCTTCGTGCGGATGAGGTCGACGACGTCGAATGCTTCTACGGAACTCATGCGTGGTACTCCTCGAGTTGACGCGGTCCGAAAGCGTCCGGCAGGACCTCGTCGATGGTGCGGATGCCGGAGACGGTGTCGAGCAGCATGCCCGCCGTCGAGTGTTCGTACAGCAGCTGTCGGCAACGGCCGCACGGCATGAGGCGTTCGCCCTTGCCGTCGACGCAGGCGAACGCCACGAGGCGTCCTCCGCCCGACATGTGGAGCGCGGAGACGAGCGCGCACTCGGCGCACAGCGTCAGGCCGTAGCTGGCGTTCTCGACGTTGCAGCCGGAGATGATCCGGCCGTCGTCCACGAGGGCAGCCGCGCCGACCGGGAAACGGCTGTAGGGCACGTAGGCGTGACCCATCGCCTCCCGGGCCGCGGTGTGCAGCGCCTCCCAGTCGACGGGTGGCGTGATCGTCGTGTCGCTCACGGTCAGCCCTTCACGTAGGGCTTGCCGGCGGCCGCCGGTCCGCGGGAGATGCCGACGAGTCCGGCGACCGCGAAGATCGTCACGACGTACGGCAGCATGAGCATGAACGCGCTCGGCACCGGGGAGCCGATGGCGCTCAGCGCGAACTGGAGGTTCTGCGTGAAGCCGAACAGCAGCGCGGCGAGGGTCGCCTTGAGCGGGTCCCAACGTCCGAAGATGACCGCCGCGAGTGCGATGTAGCCGGCACCCGCCGTCATCTCCTTGTTGAACGCACCGACCGAGCCCAGGGTGAAGTAGGCCCCACCGAGGCCGACGATCGCGCCCGCGAGCGCGACGTTCCAGAAGCGCGTCCGGTTCACGTTGATGCCCACGGTGTCGGCCGCCTGCGGGTGCTCACCCACGGCGCGGAGGCGGAGGCCCCAGCGCGTGTAGAACAGGCAGAAGAACACCACGGCCACGGCGATGTACATCAGGTAGATGATGATCGTCTGGCGGAACAGCACGGGTCCGATGAGCGGGATCTCGCTGAGGATCGGGATGTTGATCCGGGGGAACTTCGGCGGGCTGTTGAAGAGCGCCTCGTTCTTCGTGAGCACCTGCGAGTACAGGAAGCTCGTCAAGCCGACGACGAGGACGTTGAGCACGACACCGACGATGACCTGGTCGACGAGGTACTTGATCGAGAACGCCGCGAGCAGGAAGCTCACGAGCGTCCCGGCGATCATCGCCGCGACGAGCCCGAGGAAGGCGTTCCCCGTCACCGAGGCGACGAAGGCGGACGAGAACGCGCCGGCGAGCAGCTGTCCCTCGATCGCGATGTTCACGACGCCGACCCGCTCGGAGATGACGCCGCCGAGCGCGCCGAAGATGAGCGGGACGCTCAGCGCGACCGTGCCGAGCAGGAGCCCGGTGATCGGGATCGCCTTGCCCGCGGCGGCCCACGACAGGAACCCGACCATGAACAGCACCCCGAACACGGTGATGAGCCAGAGCGGGATCTTCTTGCCCGTGGTGACGAGGTACGCGCTCAGCGCCGCGATGGCGGCCAGGAGGATCGTGACGACGATGCCGGTGACCGTGGACGGGAGCACGACCGTCGGCAGTTGGATGACGTCGCCGTCACTGGAGAGCCGGAACGTGCTGTTGCCGTCGCGGTGCCAGATGACGAACAACAGGAACGCGATGACGGTGAAGATCCCGAACGCGATCGGAGCCTTCCAGCTGCGGACGACGACCGTCTCGAGGACGATCGGGGCGTCGGGAGCCGGCTGCGGCGTCTGCTTGTCGAGCGTGAATCCACTCATGCGGACACCTCCTTCTTGGCGGAGCGACGCGTTCGGCGCGTCGAACCGTCGGGCTTCGGCAGGAAGAAGATCGCCCGCACGAGCGGCGGAGCCGCGATGAACAGCACGATGAGCGCCTGGAGGACGAGCACGATGTCGATCGGCACGTTCACACCCTGGGTGGCCTGCATGGAGTACCCGCCGGCCTTGAGTGCACCGAACAGGATGCCGGCGATGAGGATGCCGCCCGGCCGGCTGCGTCCGAGCAGCGCGACGGTGATGGCGTCGAAGCCGATGCCGGCGTCGATGCCGTTGTCGAACCCGGAGGTCACCGTTCCGAGCACCTGCGAGACGCCGGCGAGACCGATCAGTCCGCCGGAGAGCAGCATGGCGTACACGTAGGTGTTCTTCACGTCGATACCCGCGACGCGCGCGGCGTTCGGGTTCTCACCGACCGCTCGGAAGCGGAACCCGATCGACGACCGGCTGAACAACCACCACACGAACACGACCGCGAGGATCGCGATGAGGAAGCCGGCGTGCAGGTTGTAGCGGTCACCGAGGAGCTTCGGCAGCACCGCGTTCGGTGCCATCGCAGCGCTCTTCGGCACGTTCGAGCCGGGAGCCTGCAACAGCCCCTGCGTGGAGAGCATGAAGGTGATGAGGTAGAACGCGACGTAGTTGAGCATGATCGTGATGATCACCTCGTGCGCACCGGTGCGGGCCTTCAGGACACCGACGATGCCGCCCCAGAACGCGCCACCGATGATGCCGGCGGCGATCGCGACGAGCAGGTGCACCACGGGCGGGAGGTCGAGCGTGAAGCCGACCCATCCGGCGCAGGCGGCGGCGATGAGCATCTGACCACGCCCACCGATGTTGAACATGCCGACCCGGAACGCCAGGCCGACACCGAGTCCGGCGAGGATCAGCGGGGTCGCGAAGGTCAGCGTCTCCGTCAGCGGGCGGATGCCGTTCAGGAAGTCCGGGCGCTTGAAGTTGTAGATCGACCCCTGGAAGAGCGCGCCGTACGCACCGGTCGCCGACTGCCAGACCGCCGCGATGGTGTCACCCGGGCGCGCGAAGAAGTACCCGGCGGCGGTGTGGACCTTCGGATCGGTCAGCGCGATGAGGATCGCACCGACGACCATCGCCAGGACGACGGCGAGGATCGAGATGACGATGCTCGAGTTGAGGATCTCGGCGAGCACCTTGTTCGAGCGCGGCTGGGTCGTGTCGGGCTTCGCCTCACCCGGTGCCACCGGCTGGACCGTTCCGGGCGGGGTGTGGGACGTCTCGCTCATGCTGCTGCTCCTGCCGGGAGTTCGCCGGCCATCATGAGGCCGAGGACCTCTCTGGGGGTCGATGCCGGGACGATCCCGACGATGCCGCCGCGGTACATGACGGCGATGCGGTCGGCGAGCGCGACGACCTCGTCGAGCTCGGTCGACACGACGATGACGGGGATGCCCGCGTCGCGCGTGGCGACGATGCGCTTGTGCACGAACTCGATCGAGCCGACGTCGATGCCGCGGGTCGGCTGTGCGGCGACGAACAGCCGCAGCTCACGGCTGAGCTCACGGGCGAGGACGACCTTCTGCTGGTTGCCACCGGACAGGGAGCCCGCCGGCGATTCGATGCCCTGCGACCGGACGTCGAACTCCTGCGACTTCTCGCGGGCGAACTCGTCGCGGAACCCGCGCTGGACGTTGCCGCCCTTCACGAAGGGCGCACCGGTCGATCGGTCCAGCATGAGGTTCTCGGCGATGGTGAACTGTTTGACGAGCCCGTCCTCGGACCGGTCCTCGGGCACGAACCCGACGCCGGCGTCGAGCACCTTCCGTGGGGTGGACCCGACGAGTTCGACGCCGTCGAGCTTGATGCTGCCCTTGGTGTGCGGCTGCAGCCCGAGAATCGCCTCGGTGAGCTCGGTCTGCCCGTTGCCCTGCACACCGGCGATGGCGAGCACCTCGCCCTCGCGCACCTCGAAGCTGACGCCGTTGACGACGAGCTGGCCGAGGTGGTCGACGACGGACAGGTCCTGCACGGTGAAGGTGGTGTCGCCGAGGTTCGGCGCCTCCTTGTGGACCGTGAGTTCGACGGGACGCCCGACCATGAGGGACGCCAGCTCGGCGTTCGTCGCGGTGGGCGAGGCCTCGCCGACGACCTTGCCGAGGCGGATGACGGTGATGCGGTCGGCGACTTCGCGGACCTCGCGCAGCTTGTGGGTGATGAAGACGATGGACGTCCCCTCCTCCTTGAGCTGCTTCATGATCGCCATGAGCTCGTCCGTCTCCTGCGGCGTGAGTACGGCGGTGGGCTCGTCGAAGACGAGGACGTTGGCGTTGCGGGACAGCGCCTTGACGATCTCGACGCGCTGCTGCACCCCGACCGGGAGGTCGCCGACGATGGCGTCCGGATCGAGGCTGAAGCCGAACCGCTCGGAGATGTCGATGACGAGCTTGCGGGCCGCGGCGACGTCGAGGCGGCCACCGCCCTTGGTCTGCTCGTGGCCGAGCATGACGTTCTCGGCGACGGTGAAGACGGGGATGAGCATGAAGTGCTGGTGCACCATGCCGATGCCTGCGCCCATGGCGTCGCCAGGGCCCTGGAAGTGCTGGACGACGTCGTCCAGGAGGATCTCGCCCTCGTCGGCCTGATACAGGCCGTACAGGACGTTCATGAGGGTGGACTTGCCGGCACCGTTCTCGCCGAGGAGACAGTGGATCTCCCCCGGTTCGACGGTGAGGTCGATGTGGTCGTTGGCGGTGAGTGCGCCGAACCGTTTGGTGATGCCGCGGAGCTCGAGCTTCATGGGTCCCAATCTAGTCACGTGTCGGATGTCGGCACAGGCGGTCGGGATCGCCGTCCGACCGTGCCGCGGACAAAGCGGGGGGAGGTCGCGGATCGCGACCTCCCCCCGGAGTCCCGGGCGATGGCCCGGGTGAAGAGGGACTACTTGACGGGCGAGGAGACCGAGGTCGCCTTGATGGAACCGTCGATGATCCCCTGCTTGATCGTGTCGAGTTCGTCGGCCAGGGTCGGCGAGACCTTGGACTCGAAGTCGTGGAACGGCGCGATGCCGACGCCCTCGTTCTCGAGGGTGCCGATGTACGCGGCGGCGTCGAACTTGCCGCCACCCGCCTCGGTCACGACGTCGCCGACGCCGGCCTTCATGTCCTTCAGGACGGAGGTGAGGAAGAGGTTGCCGGTGTCCGCGTTCGTGACGAACAGGTCGGCGTCGACACCGACCATCGCGATGTCCTTGCCGGTCTCCTGGATCTCGGCGATCGCGCTCAGGAAGATCGGGCCACCGACGGGCATGAGCACATCGGCGTTCTGGTCGATGAGCGTGCGGGCGAGCTGCTTCGCGGTGTCGTTGGCCTCGAAGCCACCGGTGAACGAACCGGTCTGAGCGGCGACGTCCCAACCGACGACCTGGACGCTCTTGCCCTTCTGCTCGTTGTAGTACGCGACGCCCTCGGCGAAGCCGTCCATGAAGATCTGGACGGACGGGAAGGGCTGGCCGCCGAAGGTGCCGACGACGCCGGTCTTCGAGTAGTCGGCCGCTGCGTAGCCGGCGAGGAAGGCGGCCTGGACGGTGTCGAACAGGATCGGCTTGATGTTCGGGGCGTCGACCTTGCCGTCGAAGTCGTTGTCGGCGGCGTCGTCGATGATCGCGTAGTCGATGTCGGGGTTCGCGAGTGCGGCCGTGACGGTGTCGGCGGAGAGGGCGAAGCCGACGCTGACGATGAGCGAGCAGCCCTGGTCGGCCAGGCTCTGCAGGTTCGGCTTGTAGTCGTCGGCCTTGTCGGACTGGACGGTGATGGGCTCGACGCCGAGCTCCTTCGCCGCCTCGGTCAGACCCTCGTAGCCGAGCTGGTTGAACGACTTGTCGGTGAAGCCACCGGCGTCGGAGACCATGCACGGGAGGAAGTCGGATGCGGCACCGGTCGAGTCGCCGTCGCCGGTGCTGGGAGCCGATGCGCAGCCGGCGAGCAGTGCCATGAGACCGACGCCGGCGATTGCGCCCGCAGCGGCCTTCCGAGTTGAGATTGCCAAGGTAGCCTCCAAGATGCAGCCCCGCGGGTCACGGGGCGTATGGGGTTACGTTACCCAATGCGACGACTGCCGGACGGACGATCCCGGCTTCGCGACCGAAGCGTTACAGAACGGTGGCACCGGCGTCATCCGCCGGAAACACGGCGATGCGCAGACGCGCATCACCGGACCGCGCTCCTGCGCAGGTGAGCGCGGAGCGACCCCGTCGACGGGCGCCTTGCGCTCCGGGTAGCTGCGGTTCCGACCTGGGCACCGAGCGCGGCTCGGTGCCCAGGCAGGACCGACCGGGATCCCGGTCAGCGGCGGTCCAGCATCAGGGTGTCGCCGGTCCAGCGCCGACGGAGCCACCGGTCGTGGCTCGCGATGACGACCGCACCCGGGTAATCGCCCAGCGCGTCCTCGAGCTCCGTCGCGAGCGCGAGCGACAGGTGGTTCGTCGGCTCGTCCAGGAGGAACAGATGCGGAGGCCTCGCGATGATGAGCGCCAAGGCCATACGGCGCTGCTGCCCGACGGAGAGCCGACCGATCGGACGGTCGAGATCGCGAAGCGCCAGGAGCCCGAGCCCTGCGAGCGGGGTGCGCGCTGCACGCGCCTCGCCGAGCGTCCGGTCGTAGACCTCCCGAGGTGATCGATCCGCATCCGGGAACGCGACGTCCTGCTCGAGGAGCCCCACCCGGAGCCCCTTCCGCCGGAGGAGGGTCCCCGTATCGAGACGCAGCGAACCGGCGAGCACCGACAGGAGCGTCGACTTCCCCGAACCGTTCGCCCCGGTGACCAGCACGCGCGACCGGGGCGCCAGCTGCAGGCGTTCGAGGTGCAGCCGGCCGTCGACGCGGGCGTCGGCGAGGTCGAGCAGCTGCTCCCCCTCGACGAGGACCGTCGAGCCGCTCGGGATCCCTGCGAACGAGAGTCGGCGAGGCGGGCGCCGCACCTGCTCGCGCTCGAGGACCTCGAGTCGGAGCTGCGCGTTCCGCACCCGCCGACTGATCTGCTGCTCGACGCGGTCGCCTCGCATGCCGAACGCCATCCGGTTGTTGTCGCGGATGCCCCGATCGTGGTTGATCCGCGGGGCCACGTCGTGCACCGCGGACGCGAGCCGTCGCAGCTCGGCCTGCTCCTCCTCGTAACGCGTCGACCACCGGTCGAGTTCTGCGGCCTTCCAGCCGAGGTACTCACTGAACGGCCCGCCGAACTCCACGACGGGTGATGCCTCGCCGACGGGGACCGGGCGGGACGGATCGATGTCGACGAGCCCCGTCGCCACCTCGTCGAGGAAGGCGCGGTCGTGGCTCGCGAAGAGCACCGGGCCCGGCCACTCCGACAGGTGGCCGCGGAGGAAGGCGACCGCCTCGTCGTCCAGATGGTTGGTCGGCTCGTCGAGCAGCAGTGCGGTCGGTCTGGCGACG from Plantibacter flavus includes these protein-coding regions:
- a CDS encoding phospho-sugar mutase, whose amino-acid sequence is MSEATSLLATAEAWLAQDPDDETRAELAGLVERARVSDDVAVAELHDRFDTRLQFGTAGLRGRIEAGSNRMNRVLVSQAAAGLAAYLLEQAPEGVTPSVVIGYDGRKNSAVFAGDTAELMAGAGVRAILLPRLLPTPVLAFAVRFFDASAGVMVTASHNPPADNGYKVYLGGEHHGSQIVSPADAAIAAHIGRIAETALVQDLPRSDGFEIAGEDVVDAYVAETAAVAPAPAGGQLRVVYTAMHGVGWETTRRVLETAGYPAPELVAEQIDPDPTFRTVSFPNPEEPGALDLSFATARAVGADLIIANDPDADRLAIAIPDDAAPSGFRRLTGNEVGLLLGWRAAQAASAALDGDAAPEGTLACSIVSSPALRLVAEAHGLEFRETLTGFKWISRTPGMLFGFEEALGYLVNPGTVRDKDGISAAIAFLGLATASAQAGESVAGLLDRFADTFGSFGSDQISIRYTELSRIGEVMAGLRALPPTELAGARVTRIDDLADGFEALPPSDVLRVWLDDGTRVMIRPSGTEPKLKVYVDVQSADGDAAERAATVTARLAALRTDLTALVS
- a CDS encoding ABC transporter ATP-binding protein, which encodes MKLELRGITKRFGALTANDHIDLTVEPGEIHCLLGENGAGKSTLMNVLYGLYQADEGEILLDDVVQHFQGPGDAMGAGIGMVHQHFMLIPVFTVAENVMLGHEQTKGGGRLDVAAARKLVIDISERFGFSLDPDAIVGDLPVGVQQRVEIVKALSRNANVLVFDEPTAVLTPQETDELMAIMKQLKEEGTSIVFITHKLREVREVADRITVIRLGKVVGEASPTATNAELASLMVGRPVELTVHKEAPNLGDTTFTVQDLSVVDHLGQLVVNGVSFEVREGEVLAIAGVQGNGQTELTEAILGLQPHTKGSIKLDGVELVGSTPRKVLDAGVGFVPEDRSEDGLVKQFTIAENLMLDRSTGAPFVKGGNVQRGFRDEFAREKSQEFDVRSQGIESPAGSLSGGNQQKVVLARELSRELRLFVAAQPTRGIDVGSIEFVHKRIVATRDAGIPVIVVSTELDEVVALADRIAVMYRGGIVGIVPASTPREVLGLMMAGELPAGAAA
- a CDS encoding BMP family lipoprotein, whose protein sequence is MAISTRKAAAGAIAGVGLMALLAGCASAPSTGDGDSTGAASDFLPCMVSDAGGFTDKSFNQLGYEGLTEAAKELGVEPITVQSDKADDYKPNLQSLADQGCSLIVSVGFALSADTVTAALANPDIDYAIIDDAADNDFDGKVDAPNIKPILFDTVQAAFLAGYAAADYSKTGVVGTFGGQPFPSVQIFMDGFAEGVAYYNEQKGKSVQVVGWDVAAQTGSFTGGFEANDTAKQLARTLIDQNADVLMPVGGPIFLSAIAEIQETGKDIAMVGVDADLFVTNADTGNLFLTSVLKDMKAGVGDVVTEAGGGKFDAAAYIGTLENEGVGIAPFHDFESKVSPTLADELDTIKQGIIDGSIKATSVSSPVK
- a CDS encoding PTS sugar transporter subunit IIA gives rise to the protein MPLPELSEASVALHVDADDWREAIRVAGALLSDTRATDVAYTQRMIDVVEEFGAYVVIAPGLALAHARPGADVHEDALVVATLAAPVRFGHPHNDPVSVVLGLAVTTAESHVGWVAEIANVFNDETAIPRLAAATTLDEVRAVFGASPLSGGGQA
- a CDS encoding adenosine deaminase translates to MRVSGTVNPVTSADESPLSGVDLRALPKISLHDHLDGGVRPATIIELGEANGVDVPVSDPDGLADWFYTQCNAGSLVEYLKTFDLSTAVMQTEEGLVRIAREFVQDLAADGVIYGEVRWAPEQHLTRGLSLDAVVEAVQEGIELGIKDAAHSGSDIQIGQLVTAMRHADRALEIAELAVRHRERGVVGFDIAGAEAGFPASKHRLAFDYLAAELFPVTVHAGEADGIESIRSAMLDGRALRLGHGVRIAEDIFIERDDAESLYATLGPVAEWVRDRKIPLELSPQSNLQTGAIAAWGEELEDHPFDLLYQLDFAVTVNVDNRTMSDTSLTKELALLSEAFDYDLTDLETFQLNAAAATFQPLEIREALADRISEAFDEFLDDDED
- a CDS encoding ABC transporter permease is translated as MSETSHTPPGTVQPVAPGEAKPDTTQPRSNKVLAEILNSSIVISILAVVLAMVVGAILIALTDPKVHTAAGYFFARPGDTIAAVWQSATGAYGALFQGSIYNFKRPDFLNGIRPLTETLTFATPLILAGLGVGLAFRVGMFNIGGRGQMLIAAACAGWVGFTLDLPPVVHLLVAIAAGIIGGAFWGGIVGVLKARTGAHEVIITIMLNYVAFYLITFMLSTQGLLQAPGSNVPKSAAMAPNAVLPKLLGDRYNLHAGFLIAILAVVFVWWLFSRSSIGFRFRAVGENPNAARVAGIDVKNTYVYAMLLSGGLIGLAGVSQVLGTVTSGFDNGIDAGIGFDAITVALLGRSRPGGILIAGILFGALKAGGYSMQATQGVNVPIDIVLVLQALIVLFIAAPPLVRAIFFLPKPDGSTRRTRRSAKKEVSA
- a CDS encoding PTS sugar transporter subunit IIB, with amino-acid sequence MKIVAVCGSGVGSSAILKLNAERALERLDLEADVVAGDIESLGTTAADAQVILTSPELVERIGKTFADIVVIDNYFDLAELTEKLERAIG
- a CDS encoding cytidine deaminase, which codes for MSDTTITPPVDWEALHTAAREAMGHAYVPYSRFPVGAAALVDDGRIISGCNVENASYGLTLCAECALVSALHMSGGGRLVAFACVDGKGERLMPCGRCRQLLYEHSTAGMLLDTVSGIRTIDEVLPDAFGPRQLEEYHA
- a CDS encoding thymidine phosphorylase; protein product: MSSVEAFDVVDLIRTKRDRGELSTPQIDWLIDAFTRGYVADEQMSALAMAILLNGMERREIRDLTMAMIASGERMSFASLDKPTSDKHSTGGVGDKITLPLAPLVAVFGVAVPQLSGRGLGHTGGTLDKLESIPGWRAALTNDEMMAQLADVGAVICAAGSGLAPADKRLYALRDTTGTVEAIPLIASSIMSKKIAEGTGALVLDVKFGSGAFMQDYERAEELARTMVALGTDAGVATTALLTDMNVPLGLAIGNANEVRESVEVLAGGGPADVVELTLALAREMLTLAGQPDADVEGALADGRAMDVWKRMIRAQDGDPDAPLPVAKETHVVTASRDGVLATQEALPFGIAAWRLGAGRARQQDPVIHAAGIDLHAKPGDEVRAGQPLFTLSADDAARFPRALEALEGAYTIEDTAPPRGPIVRARIEA
- a CDS encoding ABC transporter permease, with the translated sequence MSGFTLDKQTPQPAPDAPIVLETVVVRSWKAPIAFGIFTVIAFLLFVIWHRDGNSTFRLSSDGDVIQLPTVVLPSTVTGIVVTILLAAIAALSAYLVTTGKKIPLWLITVFGVLFMVGFLSWAAAGKAIPITGLLLGTVALSVPLIFGALGGVISERVGVVNIAIEGQLLAGAFSSAFVASVTGNAFLGLVAAMIAGTLVSFLLAAFSIKYLVDQVIVGVVLNVLVVGLTSFLYSQVLTKNEALFNSPPKFPRINIPILSEIPLIGPVLFRQTIIIYLMYIAVAVVFFCLFYTRWGLRLRAVGEHPQAADTVGINVNRTRFWNVALAGAIVGLGGAYFTLGSVGAFNKEMTAGAGYIALAAVIFGRWDPLKATLAALLFGFTQNLQFALSAIGSPVPSAFMLMLPYVVTIFAVAGLVGISRGPAAAGKPYVKG